A segment of the uncultured Desulfobulbus sp. genome:
GACAACATCAGCTGCGATTTGATGTACGGGCTGCCGCTCCAGTCGCCAGCGTCCTGGCGGACAACCCTTGCCGAACTCCTTGCCCTCCAGCCGGAGCATCTCTCCCTCTATGAGTTAACCCTGGAGGAGGGGACACCGTTTGGGGATGCCCTGCAGCGTGGCAACTGTCAGCTCCCTGAGGAGGAGGCCGTGCTGGAGATGATGGAGGATACATTGCGGCTCACTGCTCTGGCCGGATTGGAGCGCTATGAGATTTCAAACTATGCCCGGCCCGGTAGGCAGTGCCGCCATAACTGTAATTATTGGCAGAATGGTGAGTACCTTGGGCTTGGTCCGGGGGCTGTTTCCGGGCTTGCTGGCCAGCGCCTGGTAACAGTGGCCAATCTGGAGGACTATGTAGCTCGAATCCAACGGGGAGCCTCTCTCTGGACGGAGGTTGAGCAACTGGAACCAGAGGCCGCCTTCCGTGAAACCGTGGTCATGGGACTGCGCATGACCAGTGGTGTTTCTCTCTTGGCACTGTATGAACGTTTTCATATAGAACTTGTCACCTATTATGGTGATGTGCTGACAAAGCTGATCAAGCAAGAGCTACTCACTCTCCATAATGATCGACTCTTTCTTACTCCCACAGGACTTCCCCTGGCGAATAGGGTCATGGCTGAGCTCGTCTAGCCAGGCTTCCTCTGTAACTGAAGCACTCCTCAGTCAAAACAATCGCACAATACAGCAATTACCTGTTGCTCACTCTTGCCTTCTCGGCCGGTGCAGAGTAAAAGATACGGTTGTGCCGTTTACGCCTTCTTGAATGAGGGCGCATTCATTCTTTTTTGTAACGGCCAGTATAGAAGTGGAAGTAGAGATGAAAGCCCCTATGGATTGAACTGCACTGTTCGTCCCAGGGAACCCAGCTGGTGTGTTGTTTGTCTGTCGGATGGTCCGGGTTTGCCGGTCCCCTCATAGTCGTCGTTTCATTCAAACAAGGAGCAACATTATGGCAGGTTTTGTGTATCAGGATCCCTTCCCCCTCGGTAAAGATGAGACCCAGTTTCGTTTGTTGGAAGGTTCCGACAAGTATGTTTCCACAGAGAGTGTCAACGGTCTGGAATTTTTGAAAGTTGACCCTGAAGGTCTGAAGGTGCTCTCTAATCAGGCTATGCGGGAGGTTTCCTTCCGTCTGCGTCCGGCTCATAATGAGCAGGTTGCCAAGATTTTTGCTGACCCTGAGTCGTCGCGGAACGACAAAGAAGTGGCCTTTGCTATGCTGCGTAACGCCGAAGTTGCTGCAAGCTATGTGCTGCCGGTCTGTCAGGATACCGGAACCGCCTGCGTTGTTGCCAAAAAGGGTGAGAATGTCTTTACCGGTTGCAATGACGCCGAGATGATTTCTGCGGGTGTCTATACCACCTATACCGAAGAAAATCTGCGCTACTCCCAGAATGCGCCGGTGAGCATGTACGAAGAGGTTAATACCAAGACCAACCTGCCGGCTCAGATCGATATCTACGCCACCCAGGGTGCGGAATATAA
Coding sequences within it:
- the hemW gene encoding radical SAM family heme chaperone HemW, whose product is MDLLRQAGLYVHIPFCQSKCHYCSFFSIVPKEGQRHNFIAALKAQIDWAASLTEVESLLFATLFFGGGTPSLLAPEILAELLSLCRQSFSWSPLAPEISIEVNPGTIDARGLATLRQAGYNRLSIGIQSLHDTELRHLGRIHSREQALSTIEAARGVGFDNISCDLMYGLPLQSPASWRTTLAELLALQPEHLSLYELTLEEGTPFGDALQRGNCQLPEEEAVLEMMEDTLRLTALAGLERYEISNYARPGRQCRHNCNYWQNGEYLGLGPGAVSGLAGQRLVTVANLEDYVARIQRGASLWTEVEQLEPEAAFRETVVMGLRMTSGVSLLALYERFHIELVTYYGDVLTKLIKQELLTLHNDRLFLTPTGLPLANRVMAELV